The following coding sequences are from one Pseudonocardia sp. HH130630-07 window:
- a CDS encoding DUF4334 domain-containing protein translates to MTTSAPVDTLRHLEYGATIEETLAFFDALPPVGVGDLLGEWSGGEIPTGNPMDGLLGRFGWHGKRFDGPDDVHPLVMDHPRGGRYSLNPALVPLPALLRHPAALRNAAVSRIAARTGPALATRSSRARLRMTEYRGVVSATMCYDDLPIHDVFHRVDEDTVLGLMDMRGLERPFVFFLCRE, encoded by the coding sequence ATGACGACGAGCGCCCCGGTCGACACGCTGCGCCACCTGGAGTACGGCGCCACCATCGAGGAGACGCTGGCCTTCTTCGACGCGCTGCCCCCGGTCGGCGTCGGCGATCTGCTGGGGGAGTGGTCCGGCGGGGAGATCCCGACCGGCAACCCGATGGACGGGCTGCTCGGCCGGTTCGGCTGGCACGGCAAGCGGTTCGACGGACCCGACGACGTCCATCCACTGGTGATGGACCACCCCCGCGGCGGCCGGTACAGCCTCAACCCCGCGCTGGTGCCGCTCCCGGCGCTGCTGCGCCACCCGGCCGCGCTGCGGAACGCGGCGGTGAGCCGGATCGCCGCCCGGACCGGCCCGGCGCTGGCCACCCGGTCGTCGCGGGCCCGGCTGCGGATGACCGAGTACCGCGGGGTCGTGAGCGCCACCATGTGCTACGACGACCTCCCGATCCACGACGTCTTCCACCGGGTCGACGAGGACACCGTCCTCGGCCTGATGGACATGCGCGGCCTGGAGCGGCCGTTCGTGTTCTTCCTGTGCCGGGAGTGA
- a CDS encoding FAD-dependent oxidoreductase, with translation MSEPVLVAGGGVAGCATALGLHRAGIAVEILEARDDTDDGGWFLVVGGPGCRALRTLGAGPAFEAVSRPLTDLVVRDADGGDTGVRRPLSGGDPDGSRMLTRAELVGALRTETDRLGIVRHVRTRVTGVGAAGSRVQVETDRGPRTTPLLIGADGIGSVVRGHVDPSCPPPREVGQRAFYGRTPLRPSGAETENGAFTVLASAAQAFVAIPTAQDGTWWFARTGPPRPAGAPDADPHATLTAALGPDGTAAALLAATAPRDVGAFDPRDLPYLGPWWRGRTVLAGDEAHAASPASGLGATLACEDAAALATTLQNTDLTDHAAVADALTHYQRLRRPPGLANVRASAERSGSPVP, from the coding sequence GTGAGCGAACCGGTCCTCGTCGCGGGCGGCGGGGTCGCCGGGTGCGCCACCGCACTCGGCCTGCACCGGGCCGGGATCGCCGTCGAGATCCTCGAGGCGCGCGACGACACCGACGACGGGGGCTGGTTCCTCGTGGTCGGCGGGCCCGGCTGCCGGGCCCTGCGCACGCTCGGCGCCGGGCCCGCGTTCGAGGCGGTCTCCCGGCCGCTGACCGATCTCGTCGTACGGGACGCCGACGGCGGCGACACCGGCGTCCGCCGGCCGCTGAGCGGGGGCGATCCGGACGGGTCCCGGATGCTCACCCGGGCGGAGCTCGTGGGCGCCCTGCGCACCGAGACCGACCGCCTCGGCATCGTGCGGCACGTCCGCACCCGGGTCACCGGGGTCGGCGCCGCCGGGTCCCGGGTGCAGGTCGAGACGGACCGCGGGCCCCGCACGACACCGCTGCTGATCGGTGCGGACGGCATCGGCTCGGTCGTCCGCGGCCACGTCGACCCGTCGTGTCCCCCGCCGCGCGAGGTCGGGCAGCGGGCCTTCTACGGACGGACCCCGCTGCGCCCGTCCGGTGCGGAGACCGAGAACGGGGCGTTCACCGTGCTCGCGAGCGCGGCGCAGGCGTTCGTCGCGATCCCGACCGCGCAGGACGGCACCTGGTGGTTCGCCCGCACCGGGCCGCCCCGCCCGGCGGGCGCACCGGACGCGGACCCGCACGCGACGCTCACGGCCGCGCTCGGCCCGGACGGCACCGCGGCCGCACTGCTCGCCGCCACCGCACCGCGCGACGTCGGGGCCTTCGACCCGCGCGACCTGCCGTACCTCGGTCCGTGGTGGCGCGGACGCACGGTGCTGGCCGGGGACGAGGCCCACGCGGCATCCCCCGCCAGCGGCCTGGGAGCCACCCTGGCCTGCGAGGACGCCGCCGCACTGGCGACAACCCTGCAGAACACCGACCTCACCGACCACGCAGCCGTAGCCGACGCACTCACCCACTACCAGCGCCTCCGCCGCCCCCCGGGCCTGGCCAACGTCCGAGCCTCCGCCGAACGCAGCGGCTCCCCCGTGCCCTGA
- a CDS encoding Tex family protein, whose amino-acid sequence MTGTAPPDTRQHRSINQRIADELGARPDQVGSAVALLDEGSTVPFVARYRKEATGGLDDTQLRTLEERLRYLRELEERRATVLDSIRSQGKLDEALEATIWAAESKARLEDIYLPYKPKRRTKAMIAREQGLEPLADALLGDPSLDPHATAAGYVTGEVADAGAALEGARAILVERIGENADLVGGLRERMWENGRLVTTVRDGKENDQAAAKFSDYFEFSEKFTTLPSHRILAVFRGETEEALDVTLDPGASEEEPTPYERAIAAEYGVAEKGRAADAWLLGVVRWAWRTRLQTALGIDIRVRLRAAAEEGAIGVFAANLRDLLLAAPAGTRATIGLDPGLRTGVKVAVVDATGKVVDTAVIYPHEPRNDHAGSLKVLGALCAKHSVELVAIGNGTASRETDALAGELIRQNPGLKLTKVMVSEAGASVYSASAYASAELPDMDVSLRGAVSIARRLQDPLAELVKIDPKSIGVGQYQHDLPESSLSRSLDSVVEDCVNAVGVDLNSASAPLLRRVSGISESLAGAIVAHRDANGPFRSRTALTDVPRLGPKAFEQCAGFLRIREGEEPLDVTGVHPESYPVVRRMVERTKIDVAALMGNAARLHQVKPKDYVDDTVGLPTVTDILAELEKPGRDPRPAFRTATFAEGVHKISDLRVGMLLEGVVTNVAAFGAFVDVGVHQDGLVHVSAMSKDFVSDPRDVAKSGDVVKVKVLEVDEARKRISLTLRLDDEPGAGKQGGGRPERGGGHRGDGQRGGAQRGGPRGGGQGGGGRGADRGRGGRGGNQGGGRAGNQGGGKPAPANDAMAEALRRAGFGKS is encoded by the coding sequence GTGACAGGCACGGCACCCCCGGACACCCGGCAGCACCGCTCCATCAACCAGCGCATCGCCGACGAGCTCGGCGCCCGGCCGGACCAGGTCGGGTCCGCGGTGGCCCTGCTGGACGAGGGCTCGACGGTCCCGTTCGTCGCCCGGTACCGCAAGGAGGCCACCGGCGGCCTCGACGACACCCAGCTGCGCACCCTCGAGGAACGCCTGCGTTACCTGCGTGAGCTGGAGGAACGCCGGGCCACCGTGCTCGACTCGATCCGCTCGCAGGGCAAGCTCGACGAGGCGCTCGAGGCCACGATCTGGGCCGCGGAGTCGAAGGCCCGGCTCGAGGACATCTACCTGCCCTACAAGCCCAAGCGCCGCACCAAGGCGATGATCGCGCGCGAGCAGGGCCTGGAGCCCCTCGCCGACGCACTGCTGGGCGACCCCTCGCTCGACCCGCACGCCACCGCGGCCGGTTACGTGACCGGTGAGGTCGCCGACGCCGGGGCCGCCCTGGAGGGCGCGCGGGCGATCCTGGTCGAGCGGATCGGGGAGAACGCCGACCTGGTCGGCGGTCTGCGCGAGCGCATGTGGGAGAACGGCCGGCTCGTCACCACGGTGCGCGACGGCAAGGAGAACGACCAGGCCGCGGCGAAGTTCTCGGACTACTTCGAGTTCTCCGAGAAGTTCACGACGCTCCCCTCGCACCGGATCCTCGCCGTGTTCCGCGGCGAGACCGAGGAGGCGCTCGACGTCACCCTGGATCCCGGGGCGTCGGAGGAGGAGCCGACCCCCTACGAGCGGGCGATCGCCGCCGAGTACGGCGTGGCCGAGAAGGGCCGCGCGGCGGACGCCTGGCTGCTCGGCGTCGTCCGCTGGGCCTGGCGGACCCGGCTGCAGACCGCACTGGGCATCGACATCCGCGTCCGGCTGCGGGCCGCCGCCGAGGAGGGCGCCATCGGCGTCTTCGCGGCGAACCTGCGTGACCTGCTGCTCGCCGCGCCGGCCGGGACCCGGGCGACCATCGGGCTCGACCCGGGGCTGCGCACCGGGGTGAAGGTCGCCGTCGTCGACGCGACCGGCAAGGTCGTCGACACCGCGGTGATCTACCCGCACGAGCCGCGCAACGACCACGCCGGTTCGCTGAAGGTCCTCGGTGCGTTGTGCGCCAAGCACTCCGTCGAGCTGGTGGCGATCGGCAACGGCACCGCGTCCCGGGAGACCGACGCCCTCGCCGGTGAGCTGATCAGGCAGAACCCCGGCCTCAAGCTGACCAAGGTGATGGTGTCCGAGGCGGGTGCCTCGGTGTACTCGGCGTCGGCCTACGCATCGGCCGAGCTGCCGGACATGGACGTCTCGCTGCGCGGCGCGGTGTCCATCGCCCGCCGGCTGCAGGACCCGCTGGCGGAGCTGGTCAAGATCGACCCGAAGTCGATCGGGGTCGGTCAGTACCAGCACGACCTCCCCGAGTCGTCGCTGTCGCGCTCGCTGGACTCCGTGGTCGAGGACTGCGTGAACGCCGTCGGGGTGGACCTCAACTCGGCGTCGGCGCCGCTGCTGCGCCGGGTCTCGGGGATCTCGGAGTCCCTGGCCGGGGCGATCGTGGCGCACCGCGACGCCAACGGGCCGTTCCGCTCCCGCACCGCGCTCACCGACGTGCCCCGGCTCGGGCCGAAGGCCTTCGAGCAGTGCGCGGGCTTCCTGCGGATCCGGGAGGGCGAGGAGCCGCTGGACGTCACCGGCGTGCACCCGGAGTCCTACCCGGTGGTCCGGAGGATGGTGGAACGCACCAAGATCGACGTCGCCGCGCTGATGGGCAACGCGGCGCGACTGCACCAGGTCAAGCCCAAGGACTACGTCGACGACACCGTCGGGCTCCCGACCGTCACCGACATCCTCGCCGAGCTGGAGAAGCCGGGCCGCGACCCGCGCCCGGCGTTCCGCACCGCGACGTTCGCGGAGGGTGTGCACAAGATCTCCGACCTGCGGGTCGGGATGCTGCTCGAGGGCGTGGTGACGAACGTGGCCGCGTTCGGTGCGTTCGTCGACGTCGGTGTGCACCAGGACGGCCTGGTGCACGTCTCGGCGATGAGCAAGGACTTCGTCTCCGACCCGCGCGACGTCGCCAAGTCCGGTGACGTCGTCAAGGTGAAGGTGCTGGAGGTCGACGAGGCCCGCAAGCGGATCTCGCTGACCCTGCGCCTGGACGACGAGCCGGGCGCCGGGAAGCAGGGTGGCGGCCGCCCCGAGCGCGGCGGTGGGCATCGCGGTGACGGGCAGCGTGGCGGCGCACAGCGCGGCGGTCCCCGTGGCGGCGGCCAGGGCGGCGGCGGTCGCGGAGCGGACCGCGGCCGCGGCGGCCGGGGCGGGAACCAGGGCGGCGGCCGGGCCGGGAACCAGGGCGGCGGCAAGCCCGCCCCCGCCAACGACGCCATGGCCGAGGCCCTGCGCCGGGCGGGCTTCGGCAAGAGCTGA
- a CDS encoding FAD-dependent oxidoreductase — protein sequence MTASPRIVIIGAGLVGCALADALARRGGARVTVLDRGPLPGTGGATGHDAGLVRQLGPDRTHTRLATATRSAYAALRDAGRPVLTRSGSLEVAATADGLDELRHRHDRATAAGLDCRLLDPEECAARHPLLDPARVAGGLHVPGDGTVDPVAVARLYAAGAARHGAAVLGHRTVTALERSGGRVIAVRCADERHPADVVVCCAGVWTPAVTAPAGVTVPLAAVTGRYARTDALGALETIHALEAASGRADPALPVLVDAAAGVAIRTHGHRIGIAAAPDRHRGTAVSGGTAPAAPRSTPEDLDPAWDVATALLPLLRDAKVAEGVDGLVAATPDGAPLLGEHPDLPGLWIAGAVPTACAAGAAEVLAEWIGTGRPALHGAPLDLSGMHLDRFEPGSVDPSTALPLAVGSPFHSRQVELRARFAPAHDPAPAWFGANAALPEVCEIPRPAGAGEGAPVAGAEALIARRAAGMTDLSAGRRVEVTGPGAAGFLQQRTTGDVDRPVGEIVETLLLDDDGGLLAAPRVTRLGADRFLVGLADRLQVAELRRAATGRAGDVGIVDVGIVDVSAVTACLGLRGPHAGAILGALAAGGAPGPGRAGPRTLGAVATTVLRPRDGCWEIVCAAADAERLWDAVRAAGAPYGLAAVGRTAADALRVEDADPRAGAEISAEHGPDAVGLGDRVDPAKPAFPGRAAVLALRAAGGPAERLVTLVLDHAGALLRGGEPVYDLPRARRHSRDPVLLDGGAAGAAGPDLRRGPVIGRVTAAVSGHTTGTALARAWLPAVRAAAGTRVGIELAGRSLTARVAAGPLDRQYSPTA from the coding sequence ATGACCGCATCCCCGCGCATCGTGATCATCGGGGCGGGTCTCGTCGGCTGCGCACTCGCCGACGCGCTGGCCCGCCGGGGCGGGGCCCGGGTGACCGTGCTCGACCGGGGCCCGCTCCCCGGCACCGGCGGGGCCACCGGGCACGACGCCGGGCTCGTCCGGCAGCTCGGCCCGGACCGGACGCACACCCGGCTCGCGACGGCGACCCGGTCGGCCTACGCCGCGCTGCGCGACGCCGGGCGTCCGGTCCTGACCCGCTCCGGTTCGCTGGAGGTGGCCGCCACCGCCGACGGGCTCGACGAGCTGCGCCACCGGCACGACCGGGCCACCGCGGCCGGCCTCGACTGCCGGCTCCTCGACCCGGAGGAGTGCGCGGCGCGGCACCCGCTGCTCGACCCGGCACGGGTGGCCGGCGGACTGCACGTCCCCGGTGACGGCACCGTCGATCCGGTCGCGGTCGCCCGGCTGTACGCGGCGGGGGCGGCCCGGCACGGGGCCGCCGTGCTGGGGCACCGCACGGTTACCGCGCTCGAGCGCAGCGGCGGCCGGGTCATCGCGGTGCGCTGCGCCGACGAGCGCCACCCGGCCGACGTCGTGGTGTGCTGCGCCGGGGTGTGGACTCCCGCGGTCACCGCGCCGGCCGGGGTCACGGTCCCGCTGGCCGCGGTGACCGGGCGGTACGCGAGGACCGATGCGCTCGGGGCGCTGGAGACGATCCACGCGCTGGAGGCCGCGTCGGGCCGCGCGGACCCGGCGCTGCCGGTGCTCGTCGACGCCGCGGCCGGCGTCGCGATCCGGACCCACGGGCACCGGATCGGGATCGCGGCCGCGCCGGACCGGCACCGGGGCACCGCGGTGTCCGGGGGTACCGCACCGGCCGCGCCGCGGTCCACCCCGGAGGACCTCGACCCCGCGTGGGACGTCGCGACGGCCCTGCTCCCGCTGCTGCGCGACGCCAAGGTCGCCGAGGGCGTCGACGGGCTCGTCGCCGCCACCCCGGACGGAGCGCCGCTGCTCGGCGAGCACCCGGACCTGCCCGGACTCTGGATCGCCGGGGCCGTCCCGACTGCGTGCGCGGCCGGTGCCGCCGAGGTGCTGGCGGAGTGGATCGGCACCGGTCGCCCGGCGCTGCACGGCGCACCGCTCGACCTGTCCGGGATGCACCTCGACCGGTTCGAGCCCGGATCCGTCGACCCGTCGACGGCGCTGCCACTCGCCGTCGGGTCGCCGTTCCACTCCCGCCAGGTCGAGCTGCGGGCCCGGTTCGCCCCGGCGCACGACCCGGCCCCGGCGTGGTTCGGCGCGAACGCCGCACTGCCCGAGGTGTGCGAGATCCCCCGGCCCGCGGGCGCCGGGGAGGGCGCACCGGTCGCGGGGGCCGAGGCGCTGATCGCCCGCCGTGCCGCGGGGATGACGGACCTGTCGGCCGGTCGCCGGGTCGAGGTGACCGGGCCGGGCGCCGCCGGGTTCCTGCAGCAGCGGACGACGGGCGACGTCGACCGCCCGGTCGGCGAGATCGTCGAGACCCTCCTGCTGGACGACGACGGCGGGTTGCTCGCCGCGCCGCGGGTGACCCGGCTCGGGGCGGACCGGTTCCTCGTCGGGCTCGCCGACCGTCTGCAGGTCGCCGAGCTGCGCCGGGCCGCGACCGGCCGGGCCGGGGACGTCGGGATCGTGGACGTCGGGATCGTCGACGTCAGCGCGGTCACCGCCTGCCTCGGCCTCCGGGGACCGCACGCCGGGGCGATCCTGGGGGCGCTCGCCGCTGGTGGGGCACCGGGCCCCGGCCGGGCCGGACCGCGCACGCTCGGCGCCGTCGCGACGACCGTTCTCCGGCCGCGCGACGGGTGCTGGGAGATCGTCTGTGCGGCCGCGGACGCCGAACGGCTCTGGGACGCGGTGCGCGCCGCGGGCGCCCCGTACGGCCTGGCCGCCGTCGGCCGTACGGCGGCCGACGCCCTGCGGGTCGAGGACGCGGACCCGCGGGCCGGCGCGGAGATCTCCGCGGAGCACGGCCCGGACGCGGTGGGTCTCGGGGACCGGGTCGATCCGGCGAAGCCCGCGTTCCCGGGCCGGGCCGCGGTGCTGGCGCTGCGTGCGGCGGGCGGGCCGGCCGAGCGACTCGTGACGCTGGTCCTCGACCACGCCGGTGCGCTGCTGCGCGGCGGCGAACCCGTGTACGACCTGCCGCGGGCCCGCCGCCACTCCCGCGACCCGGTGCTGCTCGACGGCGGTGCGGCCGGCGCGGCCGGTCCGGACCTGCGTCGCGGCCCGGTGATCGGCCGGGTCACCGCGGCCGTCTCCGGCCACACGACGGGCACCGCCCTCGCCAGGGCCTGGCTACCCGCCGTCCGGGCGGCCGCCGGGACCCGGGTCGGGATCGAGCTGGCGGGCCGCAGCCTGACCGCACGGGTGGCGGCGGGACCGCTCGACCGGCAGTACAGTCCGACGGCATGA
- a CDS encoding MFS transporter, producing the protein MSQHPAGPATERHRLPVRTLVAASIGNAVEWYDWTIYATFSIYFATQIFPPVSGALIATLATYALAFFFRPLGGLLLGRFADLWGRRTAMLITILLMAGGSLVIGLLPTYDMVGWLAPVLLLLARIAQGMSLGGEVSNASAYLAEIAPPDRRGRYSSFFYISTGTAVLVASLMGFVLAATLEKAQLESWGWRIPFLVGGVLGLIGMWMRRQMAETEQFEQNKETAARIRNPLLLTLREHPRAVAQLIGFTVLSTLCYYTFFSSLTPFATQYRGADATEVFLALSIATLIFVLLQYPMGAAADRYGRRPQLLIWSAATAVLIVPLSTLIGPGFGNMLVVFTVGLGLYTMMTSVAPAIMSELFPTSLRGLGIGAWYNLTVAVFGGTAPLLATSLQAAGLGTWFFVYVAVGAAIAFVAVLTLPETKGSVLR; encoded by the coding sequence GTGTCCCAGCACCCGGCCGGTCCGGCCACCGAGCGGCACCGGCTCCCGGTGCGGACCCTGGTCGCGGCGTCGATCGGGAACGCCGTCGAGTGGTACGACTGGACGATCTACGCGACGTTCAGCATCTACTTCGCGACCCAGATCTTCCCGCCGGTCAGCGGCGCGCTCATCGCCACGCTGGCGACCTACGCGCTGGCCTTCTTCTTCCGCCCGCTCGGCGGGCTGCTGCTCGGCCGGTTCGCCGACCTCTGGGGCAGGCGCACCGCCATGCTCATCACGATCCTGCTGATGGCGGGCGGGTCGCTGGTGATCGGGCTGCTCCCGACCTACGACATGGTCGGATGGCTGGCGCCGGTGCTGTTGCTGCTGGCCCGGATCGCGCAGGGGATGTCGCTCGGCGGGGAGGTGTCCAACGCCTCGGCGTACCTGGCCGAGATCGCGCCGCCGGACCGGCGCGGCCGCTACTCGTCGTTCTTCTACATCTCCACCGGCACCGCGGTGCTGGTGGCCTCGCTGATGGGCTTCGTGCTGGCCGCGACGCTGGAGAAGGCCCAGCTGGAGTCCTGGGGCTGGCGGATCCCGTTCCTCGTCGGCGGGGTGCTCGGCCTGATCGGGATGTGGATGCGCCGGCAGATGGCCGAGACCGAGCAGTTCGAGCAGAACAAGGAGACCGCGGCCCGGATCCGGAACCCGCTGCTGCTGACCCTGCGCGAGCACCCGCGGGCCGTGGCCCAGCTCATCGGCTTCACCGTGCTCAGCACGCTGTGCTACTACACGTTCTTCTCGTCGCTGACGCCGTTCGCGACCCAGTACCGGGGTGCCGACGCGACCGAGGTGTTCCTGGCGCTGTCGATCGCGACCCTGATCTTCGTCCTGCTGCAGTACCCGATGGGCGCGGCGGCCGACCGCTACGGACGGCGGCCGCAGCTGCTGATCTGGTCGGCGGCGACGGCCGTCCTCATCGTCCCGCTGTCCACGCTGATCGGGCCCGGCTTCGGGAACATGCTCGTGGTGTTCACCGTCGGTCTCGGGCTCTACACGATGATGACCTCCGTCGCGCCGGCGATCATGAGCGAGCTGTTCCCGACGTCGTTGCGCGGCCTCGGGATCGGGGCCTGGTACAACCTGACCGTCGCCGTGTTCGGCGGGACGGCGCCACTGCTGGCGACGTCGCTGCAGGCGGCCGGGCTGGGCACCTGGTTCTTCGTCTACGTCGCCGTCGGTGCGGCGATCGCCTTCGTGGCCGTGCTGACCCTGCCCGAGACGAAGGGCTCCGTGCTGCGCTGA
- a CDS encoding alpha/beta fold hydrolase has protein sequence MPRSAALDGFQLAYDRHGEPGAPPVVLLHGWPGDRTDMAAVAAELAGTHDVVVPDLRGFGGSDRHDRDPADAYGAAAQAASVAALLDELGLSDVVAGGYDVGSRVAQQLAGDRPELLRALVVTPPAPGVGQRILEPDAVREFWYQAFHQLDLAEELVDGDARAVRAYLRHFWTHWSGPGFVPGADRIEALAAGYAAPGAFVASIAWYRSGGGAVARSLAETVPGPDDRIGVPTTFLWPEHDPLFPRAWSDRLGEFFTDVAVTWVDGAGHFVPVEAPADFAAAVATAARR, from the coding sequence ATGCCGCGCTCCGCCGCACTCGACGGCTTCCAGCTCGCCTACGACCGCCACGGCGAGCCCGGTGCACCGCCGGTCGTGCTGCTGCACGGCTGGCCGGGCGACCGCACCGACATGGCCGCGGTCGCCGCGGAACTGGCCGGGACGCACGACGTCGTCGTCCCCGACCTGCGCGGGTTCGGCGGGTCGGACAGGCACGACCGCGATCCCGCGGACGCCTACGGGGCCGCGGCACAGGCGGCGTCGGTCGCGGCGCTGCTCGACGAGCTGGGGCTGTCCGACGTGGTCGCCGGCGGCTACGACGTCGGCAGCCGGGTCGCCCAGCAGCTGGCGGGCGACCGGCCGGAGCTGCTGCGCGCACTCGTCGTCACGCCACCGGCGCCGGGGGTCGGGCAGCGCATCCTGGAACCGGACGCGGTGCGCGAGTTCTGGTACCAGGCGTTCCACCAGCTCGATCTCGCCGAGGAGCTGGTCGACGGTGACGCCCGGGCGGTCCGCGCCTACCTGCGGCACTTCTGGACGCACTGGTCCGGGCCGGGCTTCGTCCCCGGTGCGGACCGGATCGAGGCGCTGGCCGCCGGGTACGCGGCGCCGGGGGCGTTCGTCGCGTCGATCGCCTGGTACCGCTCCGGTGGCGGCGCCGTCGCGCGGTCGCTGGCCGAGACCGTCCCCGGCCCGGACGACCGGATCGGCGTACCCACCACGTTCCTGTGGCCGGAGCACGATCCGCTGTTCCCGCGGGCCTGGTCGGACCGCCTCGGCGAGTTCTTCACCGACGTCGCCGTGACCTGGGTCGACGGGGCCGGGCACTTCGTGCCGGTCGAGGCCCCCGCGGACTTCGCCGCCGCGGTCGCGACGGCGGCACGCCGGTGA
- a CDS encoding DUF4185 domain-containing protein, whose product MAVTTKIADLTGPGLTDRFGIGGADLGIVATAPDGRLVAVFGDTFDRAGVGGPGWRSPVVLFADAGDTRGGLRWTGSGGDTADYACRLVSKPATNWFRLHRRITTILPADVITIGSTMYLHVMANKGLGNVLWSEILASDDNGVTWRRTGCDWPGGHCDGLFQQLTWHLAGDGYVYAYTTGFQRRDGLLLHRVPADRLTDRDAWEPWGFAGERWDWGNPPTLTVPGAFGELNLRSVPGPDGREHLLLTYFDAGNYRIDAMLLDRPNADLHRAPRTTLLHGCGWDDEDHATGRVAQLYGGYVVPGSTLDDLHLVVSQWNTGTNWPYRSMQFRTDASDLLGS is encoded by the coding sequence ATGGCCGTCACCACGAAGATCGCCGACCTGACCGGGCCGGGGCTCACCGACCGGTTCGGGATCGGGGGCGCCGACCTCGGCATCGTCGCCACCGCTCCGGACGGGCGGCTGGTGGCCGTCTTCGGCGACACGTTCGACCGGGCCGGGGTCGGCGGGCCGGGCTGGCGCTCGCCGGTCGTCCTGTTCGCCGACGCCGGCGACACCCGCGGCGGCCTGCGCTGGACCGGCTCCGGCGGCGACACGGCCGACTACGCCTGCCGGCTGGTGTCGAAGCCCGCGACGAACTGGTTCCGCCTGCACCGGCGGATCACCACGATCCTGCCCGCCGACGTCATCACGATCGGCTCGACGATGTACCTGCACGTCATGGCGAACAAGGGCCTCGGCAACGTGCTGTGGAGCGAGATCCTCGCCTCCGACGACAACGGCGTGACCTGGCGGCGCACCGGGTGCGACTGGCCGGGCGGGCACTGCGACGGCCTGTTCCAGCAGCTGACCTGGCACCTCGCCGGCGACGGCTACGTCTACGCCTACACCACCGGTTTCCAGCGCCGGGACGGCCTGCTGCTGCACCGGGTGCCCGCCGACCGGCTCACCGACCGCGACGCCTGGGAGCCGTGGGGGTTCGCCGGCGAGCGCTGGGACTGGGGCAACCCGCCGACGCTGACCGTCCCGGGCGCGTTCGGCGAGCTGAACCTGCGCTCGGTCCCCGGCCCGGACGGCCGCGAGCACCTGCTGCTCACCTACTTCGACGCCGGCAACTACCGGATCGACGCGATGCTGCTCGACCGGCCGAACGCCGACCTGCACCGGGCGCCGCGGACCACGCTCCTGCACGGCTGCGGCTGGGACGACGAGGACCACGCGACCGGCCGGGTCGCCCAGCTCTACGGGGGCTACGTGGTCCCCGGTTCCACCCTCGACGACCTGCACCTCGTCGTGAGCCAGTGGAACACCGGGACCAACTGGCCGTACCGGTCGATGCAGTTCCGCACCGACGCGAGCGACCTGCTCGGTAGCTGA